In one Tenuifilum sp. 4138str genomic region, the following are encoded:
- a CDS encoding peptide chain release factor 3 yields the protein MIFEDEVKRRRTFAIVSHPDAGKTTLTEKLLLFGGAIHIAGAVKSNKIKKTATSDFMEIERQRGISVSTSVMEFEYQNYKINILDTPGHQDFAEDTYRTLTAVDSVIIVIDHAKGVEAQTRKLMEVCRMRKTPVIIFINKLDRPGNDPFDLLDEIEKELQIKVRPLSWPISQGPSFKGVYNLFEQKLFLFSGENKQTIADDIVEISDLNSPELDSYIKPYTNKFLEEIEIVNEVYPEFDIKTYLSGEVAPVFFGSALNNFGVKELLDCFVQIAPHPGPITTDTRTVTPFEQKFSGFVFKIFANMDPNHRNRIAFLKICSGRFERNVPYFHVRLGKSFRFSSPNAFLADKKSIVEFAYPGDIIGLPDSGNFKIGDTLTEGEVMNFKGIPNFAPELFRYIENADPLKYKQLAKGIEQLTDEGVAQLFTQKSNGRKIIGTVGALQFDVIQFRLEHEYGAKCRYEPINLYKACWIETNNKAQLDDFRIRKYNNLALDKHGREVFLADSPYSLQMAIEKFPDIKFHFTSEF from the coding sequence ATGATTTTTGAGGACGAAGTTAAGCGCCGCCGAACATTTGCCATTGTTAGCCATCCCGATGCCGGTAAGACAACCCTAACCGAAAAGTTGCTGCTCTTTGGCGGAGCAATTCACATTGCAGGTGCCGTTAAAAGCAATAAGATTAAAAAGACTGCCACGTCCGATTTCATGGAGATAGAGCGCCAGCGTGGTATTTCGGTTTCCACATCGGTAATGGAGTTTGAGTATCAGAACTATAAAATTAACATTCTCGATACACCTGGTCACCAGGATTTTGCCGAGGATACATATCGTACCCTTACTGCTGTCGATAGCGTTATAATTGTTATTGACCATGCAAAAGGCGTTGAGGCGCAAACCCGCAAGCTCATGGAGGTTTGCCGCATGCGTAAAACTCCCGTAATCATCTTTATCAACAAGCTCGATAGGCCTGGCAACGACCCATTCGACCTGCTCGATGAGATTGAGAAGGAACTTCAGATTAAGGTACGCCCGCTTAGCTGGCCAATTAGCCAGGGGCCATCGTTCAAGGGGGTTTACAACCTTTTTGAGCAGAAACTCTTCCTTTTCTCCGGTGAGAATAAGCAAACCATTGCCGACGATATAGTTGAGATATCTGATTTGAACTCGCCTGAACTGGATTCTTACATTAAGCCCTACACCAATAAGTTTCTTGAGGAGATTGAGATTGTTAACGAGGTTTACCCGGAGTTCGATATCAAAACCTACCTTTCCGGCGAGGTGGCTCCCGTTTTCTTTGGTAGTGCCCTAAACAACTTTGGGGTTAAGGAACTCCTGGATTGTTTTGTACAAATTGCTCCCCATCCCGGCCCTATCACTACCGATACCCGTACGGTTACACCATTTGAGCAAAAATTTAGCGGATTTGTGTTTAAAATTTTTGCCAACATGGATCCCAATCACCGTAACAGGATAGCATTCCTAAAGATATGCTCTGGTCGGTTTGAGCGTAATGTTCCATACTTCCACGTAAGATTAGGAAAATCGTTCCGTTTTTCCAGCCCCAACGCATTCTTGGCCGATAAAAAGTCGATAGTGGAGTTTGCATACCCCGGCGACATAATTGGCTTGCCCGATTCAGGCAATTTCAAGATTGGCGATACCCTTACTGAGGGCGAGGTTATGAACTTTAAAGGTATCCCTAACTTTGCCCCTGAGCTTTTCCGCTACATTGAGAATGCCGACCCCTTAAAGTATAAGCAACTGGCAAAAGGAATTGAGCAGCTAACCGATGAGGGTGTAGCCCAGCTCTTCACCCAAAAATCCAATGGTAGGAAGATTATAGGTACAGTGGGTGCTTTACAGTTTGATGTTATTCAGTTCCGGTTGGAGCATGAGTATGGTGCTAAATGCCGCTACGAACCCATAAACCTTTACAAGGCTTGCTGGATTGAAACCAATAACAAGGCCCAACTCGACGATTTCCGTATTCGAAAGTATAATAACCTTGCCCTCGATAAGCATGGGCGTGAGGTATTCCTGGCCGATTCACCTTACTCCCTACAAATGGCTATTGAAAAGTTCCCCGATATTAAGTTCCACTTCACTTCAGAGTTTTAA
- a CDS encoding PAS domain S-box protein has translation MENPIVIGILENAAILIASAVLYDFIWLKSDKSRKIRTQILLGLLIAGIGIVLMNSPWILVEGIVFDTRSVLLTISGLFFGGVTTVVAAVIVATSRLMMGGAGMYMGVAVIVSSSLISLLWRKVRPDIIANKNLGEVYLVSIIVHLVMLGCTIFLPEENRMATLLVIWWPVILIYPLATVLIAKLLFSRKENWKQKDKLKESEERYRLIFENNPNPMWIQDLETLNFLEVNRAAITHYGYTREEFLNMTLKDIRHEDDLSKLNGDIQALDGIYQTSFSCIHKKKNGEIIHVQVASHRITYKGRPAKHVMVSDVSELVKSHKLLSQKEQEFREIFNSGFDSIQIVDTESGKIIDCNNITMEMYGFTKEEIINGIIGDLSANIEPFTKEKAQEYIKKTIKGEPQDFEWLARKKNGETFWVNVRLKLVEIGGVNRVMAIIRDISDRKRTEQNFIESEQRFLRVMHFSKDAIGILDENFHFIDCNDSAARLHGFKSRIELLKNSPHPSTLSPQTQPCGSSSYELANKMIEIALEQGFNKFEWLHKKVNGQKFWAEVSLTPIVFNGKRMIYAVWRDISDQKNKQNRIERLLKILDESINEVYIFRCDNLKFIEFNKTAVNNLGYSPEELLELTALDLKPYLTAEKFNELLKPLNDGTSSKIYFETIHRRKNGTEYPVEVYVEKTKASDIDVYNAIVLDISQRKKYLTELKQREHELREIFDSTLEAILIYDIETSKIVDCNRQTQTLYGYSKDELIGKHLGTLSANDQKYNIAEATKWVEKALTVGPQTYTWLGKKKSGETFWVEISLKKSNIGGVDRLMAVVRDITERIAHQHEIERREKEYSEIFNATAEAILIYDPHANLIVDCNNRAVEMYGYNDKRGFLSIGLNALGANVEPYTNDKVGYYSQKAAKEGPQRFDWLAKRKNGEHFWVEVNLRLTKIGGAERELIVIRDITDRKRFEDDLVKAKEKVEESDRLKSAFLANLSHEIRTPMNAIMGLGDLLKYTQDEQKRKEYIDVIQKSGFRLMDIINETVEIAKLDTGLIKTNPETFNLDQLMQDIYNELKIKISENRELELIYLSPNTTSETYIYTDRVKLQQILINLITNGIKYTPRGAVAFGYEVKDNRVVFNVKDTGIGIDRKNREMVFKRFYRVENPLTIKVGGIGLGLAITKAYTELLGGTIELDSELGKGTSVTVTLPYLTGEPKTEVFVEIPPDQLKGENELILVAEDDEFNFMYINEILRQFNYKCMRAANGGEAVSIAQNNDNIKLILMDLKMPIMDGFKAFEEIRKFKPQIPIVAQTAYVLGEDKTKIETYGFDGYLTKPLKKDELLRVVKERIKK, from the coding sequence ATGGAAAATCCCATAGTTATTGGAATACTTGAAAATGCAGCAATACTAATTGCATCTGCAGTTCTATACGATTTTATTTGGTTAAAGTCCGATAAAAGTAGAAAGATTCGCACACAGATTTTGCTTGGCCTACTCATTGCGGGAATAGGTATAGTTCTTATGAATAGCCCATGGATATTAGTTGAAGGGATAGTATTCGATACCCGATCGGTATTGCTCACCATTTCGGGACTGTTTTTTGGCGGGGTAACCACAGTGGTTGCAGCGGTAATTGTTGCTACATCCCGATTGATGATGGGTGGTGCTGGGATGTATATGGGAGTGGCAGTAATAGTAAGTTCATCGCTTATCAGCCTGCTTTGGCGGAAAGTTCGTCCAGACATAATTGCGAATAAAAACCTTGGTGAGGTTTACTTGGTTAGCATTATAGTTCACCTGGTGATGCTTGGATGCACAATTTTCTTACCCGAAGAAAACAGAATGGCCACCCTGCTTGTAATATGGTGGCCAGTAATACTAATTTACCCTTTAGCTACAGTCCTAATAGCAAAGCTACTTTTTAGTAGGAAGGAAAACTGGAAACAGAAAGATAAACTTAAGGAAAGCGAGGAGCGATACCGTTTGATTTTTGAAAACAATCCCAATCCCATGTGGATTCAAGATCTTGAAACACTAAATTTTTTGGAAGTTAATAGGGCTGCCATTACTCATTACGGTTATACCAGGGAAGAGTTTTTAAACATGACTCTAAAAGACATCAGACATGAAGATGACCTTTCAAAATTGAATGGTGACATACAAGCCCTTGACGGTATTTATCAAACATCCTTTAGCTGCATACATAAGAAAAAGAACGGTGAAATTATACATGTTCAAGTAGCATCGCATAGAATTACTTACAAGGGAAGACCAGCGAAACATGTCATGGTTAGCGATGTAAGTGAATTGGTTAAGTCGCATAAATTACTAAGCCAGAAAGAACAAGAATTCAGGGAGATATTTAACTCAGGATTTGACTCCATTCAAATAGTTGACACCGAAAGTGGAAAAATAATTGATTGTAACAATATTACAATGGAGATGTATGGTTTCACAAAGGAAGAAATTATTAATGGGATTATTGGTGATTTAAGTGCAAACATAGAACCCTTTACCAAAGAAAAAGCTCAAGAGTACATAAAAAAAACCATTAAAGGCGAACCCCAGGATTTTGAATGGCTAGCACGTAAAAAAAATGGGGAAACATTTTGGGTTAACGTGCGACTCAAGCTAGTTGAAATTGGAGGTGTTAATAGGGTAATGGCCATTATAAGAGATATTTCGGATAGAAAAAGGACAGAGCAAAACTTTATTGAAAGTGAACAACGGTTTTTACGTGTAATGCATTTCTCAAAGGATGCAATTGGAATACTGGATGAAAATTTTCACTTTATTGATTGTAATGACTCTGCGGCACGACTCCATGGTTTTAAATCGCGTATTGAACTGCTTAAAAACTCACCTCACCCTTCGACTCTAAGTCCACAAACTCAACCTTGTGGGAGTTCATCGTATGAGCTAGCCAACAAAATGATTGAAATTGCACTTGAACAGGGTTTTAACAAATTTGAATGGCTCCATAAAAAAGTAAATGGACAAAAATTCTGGGCAGAGGTGTCGCTAACACCAATTGTATTTAATGGAAAACGGATGATATATGCTGTATGGCGCGATATATCTGATCAAAAAAACAAGCAAAATCGAATTGAGAGACTACTAAAGATATTGGATGAGAGTATAAACGAAGTATATATTTTCCGATGCGACAATCTAAAATTTATTGAATTTAACAAAACTGCTGTGAATAACTTAGGTTATTCACCAGAGGAATTACTTGAGCTTACCGCACTTGATTTAAAACCATACCTAACAGCTGAAAAATTTAACGAATTGTTAAAACCTCTTAACGACGGAACTTCATCTAAGATATATTTTGAGACAATACATCGCCGTAAGAATGGTACTGAATATCCCGTTGAGGTCTATGTTGAGAAAACAAAGGCTTCAGATATCGATGTTTACAATGCAATTGTTTTAGATATTAGCCAAAGAAAAAAATATTTGACCGAATTAAAACAACGCGAACATGAACTCCGCGAAATTTTTGACTCAACCCTTGAAGCCATTTTGATTTACGACATTGAAACCAGTAAAATTGTTGACTGCAATAGGCAAACTCAAACGCTTTACGGATACAGCAAGGATGAACTAATTGGTAAACATTTGGGCACCCTTAGTGCAAACGATCAAAAGTACAATATTGCTGAAGCCACAAAATGGGTTGAGAAAGCGTTGACAGTTGGACCACAAACCTACACCTGGCTTGGTAAAAAGAAAAGCGGCGAAACATTCTGGGTAGAGATATCGCTCAAAAAATCAAATATTGGAGGGGTTGATAGACTTATGGCTGTAGTGCGCGATATTACCGAACGTATTGCCCACCAGCATGAAATTGAAAGACGCGAGAAGGAGTACAGCGAGATATTCAACGCTACTGCCGAGGCAATTCTGATTTATGACCCACATGCTAACCTTATAGTTGATTGTAACAATAGGGCAGTTGAAATGTATGGGTATAATGACAAAAGAGGGTTTTTGAGCATTGGGTTGAATGCCCTTGGAGCCAATGTTGAGCCATATACAAACGATAAAGTTGGATATTATTCCCAAAAAGCCGCCAAGGAGGGACCACAAAGGTTCGACTGGTTGGCAAAGCGAAAGAACGGAGAGCATTTTTGGGTTGAGGTTAACCTACGCCTCACAAAAATTGGTGGTGCTGAACGGGAACTTATAGTAATCCGCGATATTACTGACCGAAAAAGGTTTGAAGATGACCTAGTAAAGGCAAAGGAAAAAGTTGAGGAAAGTGATAGGTTAAAGTCGGCCTTCCTGGCTAACCTGTCGCACGAAATTAGAACACCCATGAACGCCATAATGGGGTTAGGCGATCTTTTAAAATATACTCAGGATGAACAGAAAAGAAAGGAATACATTGATGTTATCCAAAAAAGCGGTTTCCGTTTAATGGATATTATCAATGAAACTGTAGAGATTGCCAAACTCGATACGGGGCTTATTAAAACCAATCCGGAAACCTTTAACCTTGACCAGCTAATGCAGGATATTTACAATGAGCTGAAAATAAAAATTTCAGAAAACAGGGAACTTGAACTAATATATTTATCCCCAAACACAACATCGGAAACATACATTTACACGGATAGGGTTAAGCTGCAACAAATACTGATAAATCTGATAACAAACGGAATAAAATACACCCCGCGCGGAGCGGTGGCATTCGGTTATGAAGTAAAGGATAACCGTGTGGTGTTCAATGTTAAGGATACCGGTATTGGAATTGACCGTAAGAATAGGGAAATGGTTTTTAAGCGATTTTACAGGGTAGAGAACCCATTAACCATTAAGGTAGGTGGAATTGGACTTGGGCTTGCCATTACAAAAGCTTACACTGAGCTTTTGGGTGGTACCATTGAGTTAGACTCTGAGCTTGGAAAAGGCACATCCGTAACAGTTACTTTACCTTACTTAACCGGTGAACCAAAAACCGAGGTTTTTGTGGAAATACCACCCGACCAGCTAAAAGGGGAAAATGAACTTATTCTGGTTGCCGAAGACGATGAGTTTAACTTTATGTATATTAATGAGATACTAAGGCAATTCAACTACAAATGTATGAGGGCGGCCAACGGGGGGGAAGCAGTAAGCATCGCTCAAAATAACGATAACATAAAACTTATCCTAATGGACTTGAAAATGCCAATAATGGATGGATTCAAAGCCTTTGAGGAGATAAGGAAATTTAAACCCCAAATACCCATAGTAGCCCAAACCGCTTATGTGCTTGGTGAAGATAAAACCAAAATTGAAACCTATGGTTTTGATGGTTACCTAACCAAGCCACTAAAAAAAGATGAACTACTTAGAGTTGTAAAGGAGAGGATAAAAAAATAG
- a CDS encoding cobalamin-dependent protein (Presence of a B(12) (cobalamin)-binding domain implies dependence on cobalamin itself, in one of its several forms, or in some unusual lineages, dependence on a cobalamin-like analog.), translating to MKNKTTKMDIANILKEKSEVIALSLVTYQFQLRPEEWARYGTSGIEVSLRDARYLLDYLYESIVANDPQILVNYSLWADELFKGLKLPENTMHETLECLKVTISREFPELHYKASQVIDESLMALRTNQKHLLPINTLTPLNEQANQYIELLLNGNRHEALQFINQLSNQGVAVKDIYLEIFQAAQYQIGQLWFQSKISVAKEHYCTAVTQQAMSMLYPKIFTTQRKGLSFVAACVGNELHEIGIRMVADFFEMDGWDTYYLGANTPTESIVKAANERNADLLGLSIALPIHRSILKDVIEQIKPKLPQKTKIIIGGYALNQASVNPNWFGAHAYAPNALKAVEVGNTIAA from the coding sequence ATAAAGAATAAAACAACTAAAATGGATATTGCAAACATCCTGAAAGAAAAATCGGAGGTAATAGCGCTAAGCCTTGTTACCTATCAGTTTCAGCTAAGGCCTGAGGAGTGGGCCCGATACGGCACTAGCGGTATCGAAGTTAGTTTACGCGACGCGCGCTACCTATTGGACTACCTGTATGAGTCCATTGTAGCAAACGATCCACAAATCCTTGTAAATTACTCGCTGTGGGCCGATGAGCTATTCAAAGGCCTAAAGCTACCCGAAAATACCATGCACGAAACACTCGAATGCCTAAAAGTTACAATTAGCCGTGAATTCCCTGAGCTCCACTACAAGGCTTCGCAGGTTATTGATGAATCGTTAATGGCTCTCAGAACCAACCAAAAACATTTGCTCCCAATCAATACACTTACCCCTTTAAACGAGCAAGCTAACCAATACATTGAATTGCTGCTTAATGGTAATAGACACGAAGCATTACAATTCATCAATCAACTCTCCAACCAGGGAGTAGCGGTTAAGGATATTTACCTGGAAATATTTCAGGCAGCTCAGTATCAAATTGGGCAGCTTTGGTTCCAAAGCAAAATAAGTGTTGCAAAGGAACACTATTGCACCGCTGTTACACAGCAAGCCATGTCCATGCTATACCCTAAAATATTCACCACTCAACGTAAAGGTTTAAGTTTTGTAGCAGCTTGTGTTGGGAATGAACTCCATGAAATTGGTATACGAATGGTTGCGGACTTCTTTGAGATGGATGGCTGGGACACCTACTACCTGGGAGCTAATACTCCTACTGAAAGTATAGTAAAAGCGGCAAACGAGAGGAATGCCGATTTGCTAGGACTATCCATTGCATTACCCATTCATCGTAGCATACTCAAGGATGTGATTGAGCAAATAAAACCAAAGCTCCCACAAAAAACCAAAATAATTATTGGTGGATACGCTCTTAACCAAGCAAGCGTTAACCCCAACTGGTTTGGAGCCCATGCCTATGCTCCCAATGCATTAAAAGCTGTTGAGGTTGGAAATACAATAGCCGCATAG
- a CDS encoding sensor histidine kinase, which produces MATEGIKGIVLSCDTKGIITNVIHNELLEDRNSIKGRHFPAILHPSSIEKGFRFIDDINTKLFSFDHYLTIQNAGRRYRLYFIGLKLNDEILIIGSENHQEAFSLIEEMQKINNEQANLILKLMKDKFTSPPPDDKEVQTLFNELTRINNELVNLQRELNRKNAELERLNELKNSFIGMAAHDLRNPLGVIQNYAEFLAEQTSDTLTENQRWLLEVIQQSAHFMLGLVEDLLDYNKIESGKLELLKTTINLNTTIERWVTIQIDLAKQKKIAIKYYSSDDEIIIDADLRKLEQVFNNLISNAIKFSFPGSEINVQIDRKGEFATISVRDQGIGMTQEQLEKLFKPFVRIAAEGTAGEKCTGLGLSIVKKIVEGHGGRIEVSSTPNKGTEFVVYLPLKKDKG; this is translated from the coding sequence ATGGCAACTGAAGGCATTAAGGGAATAGTTCTAAGTTGCGATACCAAGGGCATAATTACCAACGTTATTCATAATGAATTACTGGAAGATAGGAATTCTATAAAAGGAAGGCATTTCCCGGCTATTCTTCACCCATCAAGTATCGAAAAGGGTTTTAGATTTATCGATGATATCAACACCAAACTCTTTTCGTTTGACCACTACTTAACCATACAGAACGCCGGCCGTAGATACAGGCTTTATTTTATTGGACTAAAACTTAATGATGAAATCCTGATAATTGGCTCTGAGAACCACCAGGAAGCCTTTTCGCTGATTGAGGAGATGCAAAAAATCAATAACGAGCAAGCCAACCTGATCCTTAAGCTGATGAAAGATAAGTTCACCTCACCCCCACCCGACGATAAAGAGGTGCAAACCCTTTTCAACGAGCTTACCCGAATTAACAACGAGCTGGTTAACCTACAACGTGAGCTGAATAGGAAAAATGCAGAACTTGAGCGATTGAACGAGCTAAAGAATAGCTTTATTGGCATGGCTGCACATGACCTGCGCAACCCCCTTGGGGTAATTCAGAACTACGCCGAATTCCTGGCAGAGCAAACCTCCGATACGCTTACTGAAAATCAACGCTGGCTGCTTGAGGTTATTCAGCAATCGGCTCATTTCATGTTGGGACTGGTGGAGGATCTGCTCGATTACAATAAGATTGAATCGGGCAAACTTGAATTATTAAAGACCACAATCAATCTTAATACCACCATTGAACGTTGGGTTACCATTCAAATCGATTTGGCAAAGCAAAAAAAAATTGCCATTAAGTATTATTCATCCGATGACGAAATAATCATTGATGCTGATTTAAGAAAGCTGGAACAGGTTTTTAACAACTTGATTTCAAATGCTATTAAGTTCTCGTTTCCCGGTTCTGAGATCAATGTACAAATCGACAGAAAAGGAGAGTTTGCAACCATAAGCGTTAGGGATCAGGGTATAGGAATGACTCAGGAACAGCTTGAAAAGCTTTTTAAACCCTTTGTTCGCATAGCTGCCGAAGGAACGGCAGGCGAGAAATGTACTGGTTTAGGCCTATCAATTGTAAAGAAGATTGTTGAGGGTCATGGTGGGCGCATTGAGGTAAGTAGCACCCCGAACAAGGGGACTGAGTTTGTTGTGTATTTGCCACTGAAAAAGGATAAAGGATAA